Proteins co-encoded in one Candidatus Eisenbacteria bacterium genomic window:
- a CDS encoding metalloregulator ArsR/SmtB family transcription factor produces MNRHGKTVEQWAELLRVLADPSRLRILGLLAGQDRTGMQCAAELGLSAATISHHMDKLERAGLVSVTREGQRRRYALDVRALDALAKLAADTAAAETREAAAPNAPARTRVLGAFFEGPRLKRIPAQRKKRVIVLQHLMERFRADRDYTEGDVNELLRAAHDDVATLRRELVDYGFLSRSAGVYRIAQDLPARGAVVRQEITGDEHAWLRDLIRRRTGV; encoded by the coding sequence ATGAACAGGCACGGGAAGACGGTCGAACAGTGGGCGGAACTCCTTCGGGTACTGGCGGATCCGAGCCGGCTGCGGATTCTCGGCCTGCTGGCGGGGCAGGACCGCACGGGGATGCAGTGCGCGGCGGAGCTGGGCCTTTCCGCCGCGACCATCAGCCATCACATGGACAAGCTGGAGCGCGCCGGGCTGGTGAGCGTCACGCGGGAGGGCCAGCGTCGAAGGTACGCGCTGGACGTGCGCGCGCTGGACGCGCTCGCGAAGCTGGCGGCGGACACCGCCGCGGCCGAGACGCGCGAGGCGGCAGCCCCGAACGCCCCCGCCCGCACCCGGGTCCTGGGCGCGTTCTTCGAGGGCCCGCGGCTGAAGCGCATCCCGGCCCAGCGGAAGAAGCGGGTGATCGTGCTGCAGCATCTCATGGAGCGCTTCCGGGCGGACCGCGACTACACCGAGGGGGACGTCAACGAGCTGCTGCGCGCCGCCCACGACGACGTGGCCACGCTGCGGCGGGAGCTGGTGGACTACGGATTCCTGTCGAGATCGGCGGGCGTCTACCGGATCGCCCAGGACCTTCCGGCACGGGGAGCCGTGGTCCGGCAGGAGATCACGGGCGACGAGCATGCGTGGCTGCGCGACCTGATCCGCAGGAGGACGGGGGTCTGA
- a CDS encoding proline iminopeptidase-family hydrolase yields the protein MKTVPAVLPAMLLATAVALFSGCSNSTRTDLPPGIFAVQEQLVDAHGVLIYVKTVGQGDPLVILHGGPGASHDYFLPHLLPLARTNRLVFVDERGCGKSEKLEDPTQYTVENMVEDVEAVRVALGGGKINLLGHSFGGVLAQAYALKYQSNLDHLVLCSTLHSTKAMNEVFRKLKARMPAELRLRIESMEAAGLYGRGKDFEKNRYTGAYMTAAWGEGYFPYLYGKRPDPNFDPVASGIMSWDVYREMWGSHGEFVIDGNMVSVEYAGRLGTLKVPTLITVGDHDECAPSLSQDMHARIPGSKLVVLPESGHMTFVDQPVQFRAAVDGFLHPKSR from the coding sequence ATGAAGACGGTCCCCGCTGTCCTCCCCGCGATGCTCCTGGCCACGGCGGTCGCCCTGTTCTCCGGCTGTTCGAACTCCACCCGCACGGACCTGCCGCCCGGCATCTTCGCGGTGCAGGAGCAGCTCGTGGACGCCCACGGCGTGCTGATCTACGTGAAGACCGTGGGCCAGGGCGACCCCCTGGTGATCCTCCACGGCGGCCCCGGCGCCTCCCACGACTATTTCCTGCCGCATCTGCTGCCGCTGGCGCGCACCAACCGGCTGGTGTTCGTGGACGAGCGCGGCTGCGGGAAGTCGGAGAAGCTCGAGGACCCGACGCAGTACACCGTGGAAAACATGGTGGAGGACGTGGAAGCCGTGCGGGTGGCCCTGGGCGGGGGGAAGATCAACCTGCTGGGCCACTCGTTCGGCGGCGTGCTGGCCCAGGCGTACGCGCTGAAGTACCAGTCCAACCTGGATCACCTGGTGCTGTGCAGCACCCTGCACAGCACCAAGGCCATGAACGAGGTGTTCCGGAAGCTCAAGGCCAGGATGCCAGCCGAGCTGCGGCTGCGGATCGAGAGCATGGAGGCGGCGGGGCTGTACGGGCGCGGCAAGGACTTCGAGAAGAATCGCTACACCGGCGCCTACATGACCGCCGCCTGGGGCGAAGGCTACTTCCCCTATCTCTACGGAAAGCGGCCGGACCCCAACTTCGACCCGGTGGCCTCCGGGATCATGTCCTGGGACGTGTACCGCGAGATGTGGGGCTCGCACGGCGAGTTCGTGATCGACGGCAACATGGTGTCCGTGGAGTACGCCGGCCGCCTGGGCACGCTCAAGGTGCCCACACTCATCACGGTGGGCGACCACGACGAGTGCGCCCCGTCGCTGTCGCAGGACATGCACGCGCGGATTCCCGGCTCGAAGCTGGTGGTGCTGCCGGAGAGCGGCCACATGACGTTCGTGGACCAGCCCGTGCAATTCCGGGCGGCCGTGGACGGTTTCCTGCACCCGAAGTCCCGGTAG
- a CDS encoding bifunctional methionine sulfoxide reductase B/A protein, whose protein sequence is MNIRTWGTAAIVVSVAAVGLALAGARGGVPRANPAKDGNRVSQEDKPSREELRKKLTPTQYQVTQECGTEPAFQNQFWNEHRDGIYVDIVSGKPLFSSKDKFDSGSGWPSFTEPLAADEVVEKRDVSFGMMRTEVRSKTADSHLGHVFDDGPRDRGGLRYCINSASLRFVPVDDFEKEGYGSYLALFGKAPTGVKQTPSGAKQAPSGAKQAAAAAKEEVATLAGGCFWGMQELLRSQPGVIRTEVGYTGGKVAHATYGHHEGHAEAVEIVFDPSKTSYEALLRFFFRMHDPTTLNRQGNDVGSSYRSAIFYHDEEQRKTAERVKREVDAGGKWKKPLVTEIVPAGAWWKAEESHQDYLVKHPDGYTCHFVRD, encoded by the coding sequence ATGAACATCCGAACTTGGGGTACCGCAGCGATCGTCGTGTCCGTGGCGGCCGTGGGCCTGGCTCTTGCCGGGGCCCGCGGCGGCGTGCCCCGGGCGAACCCAGCGAAGGACGGAAACCGCGTGAGCCAGGAAGACAAGCCCAGCCGGGAGGAGCTCAGGAAGAAGCTCACCCCCACCCAGTACCAGGTGACCCAGGAGTGCGGCACCGAACCGGCCTTCCAGAACCAGTTCTGGAACGAGCACCGGGACGGGATCTACGTGGACATCGTGAGCGGGAAACCGCTGTTCTCCTCGAAGGACAAGTTCGACTCCGGCAGCGGGTGGCCCAGCTTCACGGAGCCGCTGGCGGCCGACGAGGTCGTGGAGAAGCGGGACGTTTCCTTCGGCATGATGCGCACCGAGGTGCGCTCGAAGACCGCGGACTCCCACCTGGGCCACGTCTTCGACGACGGCCCCCGGGACCGCGGGGGCCTGCGCTACTGCATCAACTCGGCCTCGCTGAGATTCGTCCCGGTGGACGACTTCGAGAAGGAGGGCTACGGCAGCTATCTCGCGCTGTTCGGGAAGGCCCCCACGGGGGTGAAGCAGACTCCCTCCGGTGCCAAGCAGGCTCCCTCCGGTGCGAAGCAGGCCGCAGCGGCCGCGAAGGAGGAGGTGGCGACGCTGGCCGGCGGGTGTTTCTGGGGCATGCAGGAACTGCTGCGCTCGCAGCCCGGCGTGATCCGCACCGAAGTCGGCTACACCGGGGGCAAGGTGGCCCACGCCACCTACGGGCACCACGAGGGCCACGCCGAGGCCGTCGAGATCGTCTTCGATCCGTCGAAGACCAGCTACGAGGCGCTGCTGCGCTTCTTCTTCCGGATGCACGACCCCACGACGCTCAACCGCCAGGGCAACGACGTGGGCAGCTCCTACCGCAGCGCCATCTTCTACCACGACGAGGAGCAGCGGAAGACCGCGGAGAGGGTGAAGCGCGAGGTGGACGCTGGCGGGAAGTGGAAGAAGCCGCTGGTGACCGAAATCGTGCCCGCGGGGGCGTGGTGGAAGGCCGAGGAATCCCACCAGGACTACCTGGTGAAGCACCCCGACGGGTACACCTGCCACTTCGTGCGGGACTGA
- a CDS encoding amidohydrolase family protein has product MLLCLAMLALSAEASIAADPAPAPDSARVLAIRAARLIDGRSPRPIANAVILVRGDRITAAGPGLAIPQGAEVIDLGEATILPGLIDCHTHMTSQPQDYYADKFRRSAIDVAVSAHVYARRTLEAGFTTVRDMGATEFVDVALRNAIDKGMVAGPRMQVSTLDVGSTGGHIDLVGFSPYLRFEKFKGVADGVDEIRKLVRFEVKNGADFIKMMATAGVTSEEQAVGAPQYSQEEMDAVVQEAAMWGRRVAAHAHGTEGIKRAVRAGVHSIEHGSLVDDEGIRMMKERGTWLVADIYNDDYILAEYGRLGFPQKVLDKERLVGRLQRENFKKAALAGVKIAFGTDAGVYPHGWNGKQFKYMVQYGLTPMQAIQSATSRAAELLEWSDRVGAVAPGLYADLVAVRGNPLDDITELERVTWVMKGGVVYRK; this is encoded by the coding sequence ATGCTCTTGTGCCTCGCGATGCTGGCCCTGTCGGCGGAGGCGTCGATCGCCGCCGATCCCGCGCCGGCCCCGGATTCCGCGCGGGTGCTGGCGATCCGCGCCGCCCGCCTGATCGACGGCCGCAGCCCCCGGCCGATCGCCAACGCCGTGATCCTGGTGCGCGGGGACCGGATCACGGCCGCGGGACCGGGCCTGGCGATCCCGCAGGGCGCGGAGGTGATCGACCTGGGCGAGGCCACGATCCTGCCCGGCCTCATCGACTGTCACACCCACATGACCTCCCAGCCGCAGGACTACTACGCCGACAAGTTCCGCCGCAGCGCCATCGACGTGGCGGTCTCGGCGCACGTCTACGCGCGGCGCACGCTGGAGGCCGGATTCACCACGGTGCGCGACATGGGCGCCACCGAGTTCGTGGACGTGGCGCTGCGCAACGCGATCGACAAGGGCATGGTGGCCGGCCCGCGCATGCAGGTCTCCACCCTGGACGTGGGCTCCACCGGCGGCCACATCGACCTGGTGGGCTTCTCGCCGTATCTCCGCTTCGAGAAGTTCAAGGGCGTCGCCGACGGGGTGGACGAGATCCGCAAGCTGGTCCGCTTCGAGGTCAAGAACGGAGCCGACTTCATCAAGATGATGGCCACCGCCGGCGTGACCAGCGAGGAACAGGCCGTGGGCGCGCCGCAGTACTCCCAGGAGGAAATGGATGCGGTGGTGCAGGAGGCGGCCATGTGGGGCCGCCGCGTGGCGGCGCACGCGCACGGCACCGAGGGCATCAAGCGCGCGGTCCGGGCCGGGGTGCACTCCATCGAGCACGGCTCGCTCGTGGACGACGAAGGCATCCGCATGATGAAGGAGCGCGGCACCTGGCTGGTCGCCGACATCTACAACGACGACTACATCCTGGCCGAGTACGGCCGCCTGGGCTTCCCGCAGAAGGTGCTCGACAAGGAGCGCCTGGTGGGCCGCCTGCAGCGGGAGAACTTCAAGAAGGCCGCGCTGGCGGGGGTGAAGATCGCCTTCGGGACCGATGCCGGGGTGTACCCGCACGGCTGGAACGGGAAGCAGTTCAAGTACATGGTCCAGTACGGGCTGACCCCGATGCAGGCCATCCAGTCGGCCACCTCGCGCGCGGCCGAGCTGCTGGAGTGGTCGGACCGGGTGGGGGCCGTGGCGCCGGGGCTGTACGCGGACCTGGTGGCGGTGCGCGGCAATCCCCTGGACGACATAACGGAGCTGGAGCGGGTGACCTGGGTGATGAAGGGGGGCGTGGTGTACCGGAAGTAG
- a CDS encoding MBL fold metallo-hydrolase, giving the protein MRILGGMVLAAVVVATAAASPPGTVPPPEPAVAPSTAGVRSAAAPGVASNFEIQQVAPGVYAVLRRDPPGLMCDGNCAFIVNDSDVVVVDAPESSREVLAAIRSVTDKPVTCVVNTHWHDDHVTGNQVYRDAFPGVQFIAHAATKQYLPGKGVAARRQMLQGAPGGVDMLRGLLEKGRSLLGGELNAEERESYTSDIALVEHYLKVVPHTEYILPTRTVEDSLVLRRGARNIEIRRPGPGHTGGDVVVWLPAERVLMSGDLVVWPVPLVGAEQSHVGEWSASLEALRALRPAAIVPGHGPVLRDDSYLALMSGLFASVTRQVRDAVAHGDSLALVRRSIDLSDFREKFAGASRVRGVLFSNYVVGPAVTAAYREATAKP; this is encoded by the coding sequence ATGCGCATCCTGGGCGGAATGGTCCTGGCGGCGGTCGTGGTGGCGACGGCGGCGGCGTCCCCGCCCGGCACGGTGCCGCCCCCGGAGCCGGCCGTCGCTCCGTCCACTGCCGGTGTGCGGTCGGCGGCCGCACCGGGTGTGGCCTCGAATTTCGAGATCCAGCAGGTCGCGCCGGGTGTGTACGCCGTGCTCCGCCGCGACCCGCCGGGCCTGATGTGCGACGGCAACTGCGCGTTCATCGTCAACGACAGCGACGTGGTGGTGGTGGACGCCCCGGAATCCTCGCGGGAGGTGCTGGCGGCGATCCGCAGCGTCACGGACAAGCCGGTGACCTGCGTGGTGAACACGCACTGGCACGACGACCACGTCACCGGCAACCAGGTGTACCGGGACGCCTTTCCGGGAGTGCAGTTCATCGCGCACGCCGCCACGAAGCAGTACCTGCCGGGGAAGGGCGTTGCGGCGCGCAGGCAGATGCTCCAGGGCGCGCCGGGCGGGGTGGACATGCTGCGCGGACTGCTCGAGAAGGGACGGTCGCTCCTCGGCGGGGAGCTGAACGCCGAAGAGCGGGAGAGCTACACCAGCGACATCGCCCTGGTGGAGCACTACCTCAAGGTGGTGCCACACACGGAGTACATCCTGCCCACGCGCACTGTCGAGGACAGCCTGGTGCTGCGCCGGGGAGCGCGGAACATCGAGATCCGCCGTCCCGGGCCGGGGCACACGGGGGGGGACGTCGTGGTGTGGCTGCCGGCCGAGCGCGTGCTGATGAGCGGCGACCTGGTGGTGTGGCCCGTGCCGCTGGTGGGCGCCGAGCAGTCGCACGTGGGGGAGTGGAGCGCCAGCCTGGAAGCCCTGCGCGCGCTCCGGCCTGCCGCGATCGTGCCCGGGCACGGGCCGGTGCTGCGGGACGACTCCTACCTGGCGCTGATGTCCGGGCTGTTCGCCTCGGTGACCCGCCAGGTGCGCGACGCGGTCGCGCACGGAGACAGTCTCGCGCTGGTGCGCAGGAGCATCGACCTGTCGGACTTCCGGGAGAAGTTCGCCGGGGCGAGCAGGGTGCGCGGGGTGCTCTTCTCGAACTACGTCGTGGGGCCCGCCGTGACCGCCGCGTACCGCGAGGCCACGGCGAAACCGTAG
- a CDS encoding phospholipase, with amino-acid sequence MKSLLLALITAAATATLCRSFPATAAPAAPLTDTQRAWAAKAHRHEKAGWLFLHVEGPARERGFQHGYLLAPEIGRALRAAGICWTRQSSMEWSWLAAKADTMFTPRIDPENLAEVDGIVEGLAAAGVPASRADLIAWNGIIELSGYWWPRYIGKLKAEVPPVKRAGCSSFIATGGATADGGVVLGHNTVGGYEGAPMNLVLDVAPEKGHRILMQSAAGWIHSGSDFFITDAGLVGSETTLGGFDGFDSTGVPEFSRMRRATQDAASIDEWCAIMRKGNNGGYANAWLLGDVNTREIARLELGLKYVGYEKKRDGWFSGSNVAEDLKILRLETETKDNDIRASNVARRIRWKQLLDQNVGRIDLEAGKRFEADHFDVYLGEEHLGSRGLCSHGEMDHSPAWPASTPNEPGGTFDGKVLDTALARRMSFAARWGAACGRAFDATAFLKANPQFEWMRDILDSRPSQPWVEFTAGETR; translated from the coding sequence GTGAAGAGTTTGCTCCTGGCCCTCATCACCGCCGCCGCAACGGCGACGCTGTGCCGGTCTTTCCCCGCCACCGCGGCCCCCGCAGCCCCGCTCACCGACACCCAGCGCGCCTGGGCCGCGAAGGCCCACCGCCACGAGAAGGCCGGCTGGCTCTTCCTGCACGTCGAGGGCCCCGCGCGGGAACGCGGGTTCCAGCACGGCTACCTGCTCGCGCCGGAGATCGGCCGCGCGCTGCGGGCGGCGGGAATCTGCTGGACCCGCCAGAGTTCCATGGAGTGGAGCTGGCTGGCGGCCAAGGCCGACACCATGTTCACCCCGAGAATCGACCCGGAGAACCTGGCCGAGGTGGACGGCATCGTCGAGGGCCTGGCGGCAGCCGGTGTCCCCGCGTCGCGGGCGGATCTCATCGCCTGGAACGGCATCATCGAGCTGTCCGGGTACTGGTGGCCGCGCTACATCGGGAAGCTGAAGGCGGAGGTGCCGCCGGTGAAGAGGGCAGGATGCAGTTCGTTCATCGCCACGGGCGGCGCGACGGCGGACGGCGGCGTGGTCCTGGGGCACAACACGGTGGGCGGCTACGAGGGGGCGCCGATGAACCTGGTCCTTGATGTCGCCCCGGAGAAGGGTCATCGCATCCTGATGCAGTCGGCCGCGGGCTGGATCCACAGCGGGTCCGACTTCTTCATCACCGACGCCGGACTGGTCGGCTCGGAGACCACCCTCGGCGGCTTCGACGGTTTCGATTCCACAGGCGTGCCCGAGTTCAGCCGGATGCGGCGCGCCACGCAGGATGCTGCGTCCATCGACGAGTGGTGCGCCATCATGCGCAAGGGCAACAACGGCGGCTACGCCAACGCGTGGCTGCTGGGCGACGTGAACACGCGCGAGATCGCCCGCCTGGAGCTGGGACTCAAGTACGTGGGCTACGAGAAGAAGCGCGACGGCTGGTTCAGCGGTTCGAACGTGGCCGAGGACCTCAAGATCCTGCGCCTGGAGACGGAGACGAAGGACAACGACATCCGCGCCTCCAACGTGGCGCGCCGCATCCGCTGGAAGCAACTCCTGGATCAGAACGTGGGCAGGATCGACCTGGAGGCCGGCAAGCGCTTCGAGGCCGACCACTTCGACGTGTACCTGGGTGAGGAGCACCTCGGCTCCCGGGGTCTGTGCTCCCACGGAGAAATGGACCATTCGCCGGCGTGGCCGGCGAGCACCCCGAACGAGCCCGGAGGGACGTTCGACGGCAAGGTGCTGGACACGGCCCTGGCCAGGAGGATGAGCTTCGCCGCCCGCTGGGGGGCCGCCTGCGGCAGGGCCTTCGACGCCACCGCGTTCCTCAAGGCCAACCCGCAGTTCGAGTGGATGAGGGACATCCTGGACAGCCGGCCCTCGCAGCCGTGGGTCGAGTTCACGGCAGGGGAGACCAGGTAG
- a CDS encoding short chain dehydrogenase, with the protein MRVLVVGATGLIGGAVVEALRPRHEVVAVSRSKAALAVDLDDPGSITRMYQAAGRVDAVVSAAGLGTFGPLADLTDADFLAGLGNKLMGQVNLVRRGAGFVNDGGSFTLTSGVLSRRPMQGSAAISMANAGLEGFARAAALELPRGIRINVVSPGWVAETLKAMGMDPSKGTPASEVARAYLSCVEGSATGQVLDTPPL; encoded by the coding sequence GTGCGAGTTCTCGTTGTGGGCGCCACGGGCCTGATCGGGGGCGCCGTGGTCGAGGCTCTCAGGCCCCGCCACGAAGTCGTGGCGGTGAGCCGCAGCAAGGCGGCGCTGGCGGTGGACCTGGATGATCCGGGTTCCATCACCCGCATGTACCAGGCGGCCGGGAGGGTGGACGCGGTCGTGAGCGCCGCGGGCCTGGGCACGTTCGGCCCGCTGGCGGACCTCACGGACGCGGACTTCCTGGCGGGGTTGGGCAACAAGCTGATGGGCCAGGTGAACCTGGTGCGCCGCGGAGCCGGCTTCGTCAACGACGGTGGTTCGTTCACCCTCACCAGCGGCGTGCTCTCGCGCCGGCCGATGCAGGGAAGCGCGGCCATCAGCATGGCCAACGCGGGCCTCGAAGGCTTCGCCCGCGCGGCCGCGCTGGAGCTGCCGCGGGGCATCCGCATCAACGTGGTCAGCCCGGGCTGGGTCGCGGAGACGCTGAAGGCGATGGGGATGGACCCCTCGAAGGGCACCCCGGCTTCCGAAGTGGCCCGCGCCTACCTGTCCTGCGTGGAGGGCTCGGCCACCGGCCAGGTCCTGGACACGCCGCCGCTCTGA
- the pepF gene encoding oligoendopeptidase F translates to MKRIRLTLVLAALAAAVTLAPAIRAEERANVPEKYKWNTADLYATEDAWSKAKDEIAARIPKMSAFQGKLGESAASFNAALSEIEDLDRDLSRLAVYANMRSDEDTRVGKTREMNQAANQLAVQFYAAISYLRPEILAIGSEKVNGFIAAEPKLAQYKPLLDDILRYAPHTLTAAEEKVSSEAAIMADAAGNCYRTFTSADLPYPSIKLSSGETVRLDAQGYTKYRASGVRADRDSVFQAFWTRYLDFERTLGTTLDGNVKAHMFDKTVHKYGSSLEAALFNSNVPVSVYKQLIADVHTNLPTLHRYLRLRQRMMGVDQLRYEDLYASIVKKVDLRYTPEQAMDLVLKAVAPLGPDYVSVLKGGFDSRWVDFVPTTGKRSGAYSTGVYGVHPYQLQNFTGLYEEVSTLAHESGHSMHTYLSAKNQPYASSDYKIFVAEVASTLNENLLLHYMLDQTKDRDTRLFLLGSYLDGMRTTLFRQTLFAEFEMKMHEMAEAGQPLTGEKLSELYLGLLKDYYGDAKGVCKINDLYRIEWAYIPHFYRNFYVFQYATSLTASQQIAANMRADAAAKKPLTTARDAYLKMLSSGSSKYPIDLLKGANVDMTTSGPFNAAITEMNVIMDEMEKLLK, encoded by the coding sequence ATGAAGCGTATCCGACTGACCCTCGTTCTCGCCGCCCTGGCGGCCGCCGTCACCCTCGCGCCGGCGATCCGTGCCGAGGAGCGCGCCAACGTCCCCGAGAAGTACAAGTGGAACACCGCCGACCTGTATGCCACCGAGGACGCCTGGAGCAAGGCCAAGGACGAAATCGCGGCGCGGATCCCGAAGATGTCCGCGTTCCAGGGCAAGCTCGGCGAATCGGCCGCGAGCTTCAACGCCGCGCTCTCGGAGATCGAAGACCTGGACCGGGACCTCAGCCGCCTGGCGGTCTACGCCAATATGCGGTCCGACGAGGACACCCGGGTGGGCAAGACCCGCGAGATGAACCAGGCCGCCAACCAGCTGGCGGTGCAGTTCTACGCCGCGATTTCCTACCTGCGCCCCGAGATCCTGGCGATAGGCAGCGAGAAGGTGAACGGCTTCATTGCCGCCGAGCCGAAGCTCGCGCAGTACAAGCCGCTGCTCGACGACATCCTGCGCTACGCGCCGCACACCCTGACCGCGGCGGAGGAGAAGGTCTCGTCCGAGGCCGCGATCATGGCCGACGCGGCGGGCAACTGCTACCGCACCTTCACCAGCGCGGACCTGCCGTATCCCTCGATCAAGCTCTCCAGCGGAGAGACGGTGCGCCTCGACGCCCAGGGCTACACCAAGTACCGCGCCTCGGGCGTGCGCGCCGACCGCGACTCGGTGTTCCAGGCGTTCTGGACGCGCTACCTGGACTTCGAGCGCACCCTGGGCACCACCCTGGACGGAAACGTCAAAGCCCACATGTTCGACAAGACCGTCCACAAGTACGGTAGCAGCCTCGAGGCCGCGCTGTTCAATTCGAACGTCCCGGTGAGCGTCTACAAGCAGCTCATCGCCGACGTCCACACCAACCTGCCCACGCTGCACCGCTACCTCAGGCTGCGCCAGCGCATGATGGGCGTGGACCAGTTGCGCTACGAGGACCTGTACGCGTCCATCGTGAAGAAGGTGGACCTCCGGTACACGCCGGAGCAGGCCATGGACCTGGTGCTCAAGGCGGTGGCTCCGCTCGGGCCCGACTACGTCTCGGTCCTCAAGGGCGGCTTCGACAGCCGCTGGGTGGACTTCGTGCCCACCACCGGCAAGCGCTCCGGCGCCTACAGCACCGGCGTCTACGGCGTGCACCCCTACCAGCTGCAGAACTTCACGGGACTTTACGAGGAGGTCTCGACCCTGGCGCACGAGTCCGGCCACTCGATGCACACGTATCTCTCGGCCAAGAACCAGCCGTACGCCAGCAGCGACTACAAGATCTTCGTGGCGGAAGTGGCCTCGACGCTCAACGAGAACCTGCTGCTGCACTACATGCTCGACCAGACCAAGGACCGGGACACCCGGCTGTTCCTGCTCGGCAGCTATCTCGACGGGATGCGCACCACCCTGTTCCGCCAGACGCTCTTCGCCGAGTTCGAGATGAAGATGCACGAGATGGCCGAGGCAGGACAGCCGCTGACCGGCGAGAAGCTCTCGGAGCTCTACCTTGGCCTGCTGAAGGACTACTACGGCGATGCGAAGGGCGTCTGCAAGATCAACGACCTGTACCGCATCGAGTGGGCCTACATTCCCCACTTCTACCGCAACTTCTACGTGTTCCAGTACGCCACCAGCCTCACCGCGTCGCAGCAGATCGCTGCCAACATGCGGGCGGACGCGGCGGCGAAGAAGCCGCTCACGACGGCGCGGGATGCGTATCTCAAGATGCTCTCCTCGGGCTCGTCCAAGTACCCGATTGACCTGCTCAAGGGCGCAAACGTGGACATGACCACCTCCGGCCCGTTCAACGCGGCGATCACCGAGATGAACGTGATCATGGACGAGATGGAGAAGCTGTTGAAGTAG
- the bcp gene encoding thioredoxin-dependent thiol peroxidase: MPVVAGRPAPAFSLQDAEGRAVKLADFAGRNLILYFYPKDDTPGCTREACGFRDGWSELKKLKVAVVGVSADGAESHRKFADKYSLPFTLLSDPDRSVMKRYGAWGEKVSYGKATVGVIRSTVWIGPDGKVRRLWQPVRDAAAHPEQVLAALREG, encoded by the coding sequence ATGCCCGTGGTGGCAGGTAGACCAGCACCCGCCTTCTCGCTCCAGGATGCGGAAGGGCGCGCGGTGAAGCTGGCGGACTTTGCAGGCAGGAACCTCATCCTTTACTTCTATCCCAAGGACGACACGCCCGGCTGCACCAGGGAGGCCTGCGGTTTCCGCGATGGCTGGAGCGAGCTCAAGAAGCTCAAGGTCGCGGTGGTCGGGGTTTCCGCCGACGGAGCGGAATCCCACCGGAAGTTTGCGGACAAGTACAGCCTCCCGTTCACGCTGCTGTCCGACCCGGACCGCTCGGTGATGAAGCGCTACGGGGCATGGGGCGAGAAGGTGTCCTACGGCAAGGCCACCGTCGGGGTCATTCGCTCCACGGTCTGGATCGGGCCGGACGGCAAGGTGCGCAGGCTGTGGCAGCCGGTCCGCGATGCCGCGGCGCACCCCGAACAGGTGCTGGCGGCGCTCCGCGAGGGCTGA